CACCTGCGCTCAGAAAGCCAGCGGCAGCGGCGTGAAATCAAACTTCTCCTGCTGGGCACCAGCAACTCAGGCAAGAGCACCATCGTCAAGCAGATGAAGATCATCCACAGCGGCGGCTTCAACCTGGACGCCTGCAAGGAGTACAAGCCCCTCATCATCTACAATGCCATCGACTCGCTGACCCGGATCATTCgggccctggctgccctgaagaTCGATTTCCACAACCCTGACCGTGCCTACGACGCTGTGCAGCTCTTTGCCCTGACTGGCCCAGCAGAGAGCAAGGGTGAGATTACACCAGAGCTGCTGGGTGTCATGCGACGGCTCTGGGCTGACCCTGGGGCCCAGGCCTGCTTTGGCCGCTCTAGCGAGTACCACCTGGAGGACAATGCAGCCTACTACCTGAATGACCTGGAGCGCATCGCGGCGCCCGACTATATCCCCACGGTGGAGGATATCCTACGCTCCCGGGATATGACCACGGGCATTGTGGAAAACAAGTTCACCTTCAAGGAGCTTACCTTCAAGATGGTGGACGTGGGCGGGCAGAGGTCAGAGCGCAAAAAATGGATCCACTGCTTTGAAGGCGTCACGGCCATCATCTTCTGCGTGGAGCTCAGTGGCTATGACCTGAAGCTCTATGAGGACAACCAGACGGTGAGTAAAGCCGAGGTTTCTCCTGTGTGTTCCCGGGAAGCAGATGGACTTGTATGAACAGAGAGAGGCTTCAGTCAGAACCAGTACTGAGCCTTGCCCAGCCACGTGGATGGCGCCTTTAGTGTCTCCATGAGTTAGGAGCACGCCCCttaagttgggggtgggggagtgtggTGTGGAGCACGGTGAGTTCATGCTTGACACATGCATGACACGGGGCTTTGAAGCACTTCTGTCGAGTTGTGAGCCCCAGTGGGCAGGGGCACGATGGTATCCCACAGGACCTCAACTTCCTATGACCCCTTCAGCCTGAGGGACATCACTTTGACCTAGATGACCCTGCTCTGACACCTTCCAAATGACCCTACAACCCCTAGACTCCACAGGGCTCAACAGGTAAGGACCCCTCCTATATCAGCTAGGACGATCACTCCCCCAACAACAGATGGAACTTTGGAACTTTCCTTACAGCACTTGTTGGCTCCACTGCCCAGGTTTCCACGTCACCCTGCCCCTCGGTACAGTGGATGCATGACTGTGCCTGTGCCACATGCTGAGGAAATCCAATGCAAGGCCTGGCCGGGCATCACTGGTGGTCCATGGTGCAGTTTAGCCAACCCACTAAGTATGCATACCACTGCATGgtatgtgggtcctgagaacaGCAACTCTCCCATGATTCCTTCCTGCTCTGAAGAGTCTACTGATGATCTATCTGGTGAAGAAAGGGTACATCCAAGGTGCCAAGACCGGACCTTCGGCTTGGTGGATAGGCTGCAGGGTCGTTGTTCCCTTCGGCTTGGTGGATAGGCTGCAGGGCCGTTGGTGAGGCTCTTTGAATCCCTTATCCTATGCTTAAAACCAGTGTGTTGGAAGGGGTGTCAAAGGCATGAAATAGGGTAGAAGCAACCTGAAGGAGACCTAGGTCCAGTGGTTAGCTGGAAGAGCTTGAGAGGGGTTTCTGAagaaacagggaagcagaagtGGGCCTTCTGTATGGAAAGGATAGCCAGTATGCTCAGATCCACCTGAGGCAGAAAGCTAGACTCCCGAGCTAGCTACACTCTTCCCAGGAGCAGCTCAAGTGGAAGCCCGGCAGTCAGACACAACGGTAGTGGTCTGCTCAGGGCGGTCTTCCTCGGTCGAGCTGCTGTGCCAGGCAGGACCACTCAGTGAAGACCTAGAGCCTCCTTTTATAGCCCAGGGAATTGGAAAATAAGCATCTCTGAGTGGGGTGGTGGGAGCCTGGGGCTGTGGTACCTAGAGGAAGGCATTGATGCCAGCGAGGAATCCATGGACATGCAGCCTCCGCCATGCTATGAGACGAGGGTCCAGCCTCTCCACTGTGGAACACTGGCCTCTAAGCTCAATGGCAAAGATGGCACTTCTTCCACCATCTGGTCTTGTTGAGGCAAGTGGTGACTACTATTCTTCTGAGTTTATCTAAGGACTCTAAATTTGCACCTACGTCCCAAAATTGTCTGTGGGAGGCCGAAGGCTCTGGCCACCGTGCTGGATGCCTGATTGTTATGGTCAGAGAGCCTGATCAGATGGCTTGGAGACAGAAGGCAGGGCTCCTTtgccctccccccacacccactATCCAGGCACTCTGGAAACTGCCAGGTAGTGATGGCATTTCCAGTCAGTGAGGTGATAAGCTGTAAATAGGGGTGGCCCTGTTGCCACCTGGGGTCTGCCTTGTGCCCAGGCCATATCTGTGTGTGACTGAGTGACATTCTAGTCCATCAGACTTTTCCAGCTGTCACCACTCCAGCAGCATGTGAGGCTCTAACTAGAAGCGGCATCCTAACGGATGACAGAGGCATAGTGAAGCCAGAGTGCAGGGTTGACCAGTTGTCAGGCAAAGTGCACTTCCTTCCTGGGGTTGGTTATGGGAAAGGTATAAAGGACAGTCTGCCAGCCACACTGTAGCTGCCAGCCACAGAGGCTTTCTATAATACTTCTGCTGACAAGAAGCTACTCACAGGCTTCTCAAGCCTGGACCTGACAGCCTCACATACCATCTGCAGGGTAAGCATGGCAGAGTCCCTCCGGACCAAGATCCCAGTCCTGTCTTGTCTCTGTGCCCACACACCTGGATTTAACAGGCAGGGTGCTTGATCCCTGAGTCTCATGACCACCTACCTCCCTCTGAATCTGTGATCAGAAAGTAGCCCCACACTTTCCAGGCTCTGCCTGCCCTTGCCCCactatgctgtctttttttctctgctatCTGTGGATGGCTTCTTGTGCATACAGTACCCCTCTGTCCATCTCTGGTTCACGGCCCCCTTCCCTATCCCTCTGTACATCAGACTAGCACTAATCTCAGGGGAACTTCACTGGATGCATTCCCTGGTCATAGCCTGGAACCTGCTCATTGAGCCCTTTGTCCCAGGGTGGATGGAAGCTCACATGTGAGCAAGGAGCTCCTGGGGACAGGCCCTGGGAGGCCCGAGTGGAGCTCTTTGGCCTCATATCTCCAGCCCTCCTTCAGGCCTATCCCTGTGGGGATTTCCACAAGGCCTGCGCAAACCTCTTGCAGGAACCAGGTTGAGTCTACCAGGGCATCTCCTACAGGGAAGGGTTTGCAGCTGAGCCTACACACATTCGTTCTCATtcatatctcctctctctctctctctctctctctctctctctctctctctctctctctccctgtctccttctccccctctcctcccttcctctttcttaccATCTCCCATTTTCTCCTCCTATGCCTCACActcccc
The sequence above is drawn from the Arvicanthis niloticus isolate mArvNil1 chromosome 20, mArvNil1.pat.X, whole genome shotgun sequence genome and encodes:
- the Gnaz gene encoding guanine nucleotide-binding protein G(z) subunit alpha; this translates as MGCRQSSEEKEAARRSRRIDRHLRSESQRQRREIKLLLLGTSNSGKSTIVKQMKIIHSGGFNLDACKEYKPLIIYNAIDSLTRIIRALAALKIDFHNPDRAYDAVQLFALTGPAESKGEITPELLGVMRRLWADPGAQACFGRSSEYHLEDNAAYYLNDLERIAAPDYIPTVEDILRSRDMTTGIVENKFTFKELTFKMVDVGGQRSERKKWIHCFEGVTAIIFCVELSGYDLKLYEDNQTSRMAESLRLFDSICNNNWFINTSLILFLNKKDLLAEKIRRIPLSVCFPEYKGQNTYEEAAVYIQRQFEDLNRNKETKEIYSHFTCATDTSNIQFVFDAVTDVIIQNNLKYIGLC